One segment of Syngnathus scovelli strain Florida chromosome 6, RoL_Ssco_1.2, whole genome shotgun sequence DNA contains the following:
- the LOC125970265 gene encoding uncharacterized protein C3orf20 isoform X4, with protein sequence MTSLTLLPPYPIYFFDQPAPPRSKKGKVATAGKPKEDKKEKRAENGKQLKLLKKVKSDCLAETSANEETCEDESTDDESEDPLASQKRAAPRLLNELGRLLHRHRGASLQVGHLLNYSAEAALKPPPPAKDAAPRRAARRKKSPKKSSKANQDATDDDAAATDEASAVSPTPTDEMISGGGQEPDWLALPLQALGEDTPPPRGLCQWVVERLQASNSLHIKRRVLDQVPSSPILRHYVDAKAGTKSRSVLSAASEAAEPTPQRTPSPPPPLKKLHCRSTDGTSFIYYPSGNMAVCHSPSGLPAGGFCTNVFADSHASAVLATVTAFGHGSASHPVSSAVTALWDRHGGFMCDWEGNLKKEWCWKTDREQDKIVVKLAKGISLRLLSGTSAVLCFKCEDNKVQLALSALPYSAKEAEAEQTFPEASAGTLSARWTKGCHGAGGLTKMRKKVRDILDAWLDLYRSATGMKRSEKKPKTPRGKHKRRAHASAPPAKKSPERAHGKPAKTKEKAVAAAKLESPGKKTPREAPPKTRVPAKNTKEHSMIQIGPLRILGNIKQELVILPDHPDLRLAALPRLPVRCRLAPSVPLTVCPLLLRAALLKQLTGPAPRRCCCSTALMPVLLDAEYDAFVTGQPRHSQQILVVVVTPPVKPGSAPEQDAVQQLYRKCNRSRTMPCAQCQMDSFRLLRYEVSTGALGCPVDNILLQHRHNVAAGMILMYIRGRLMFLGYVSSRRSTFSVLDLQKQILRTREDYRMGVSLPPDYKFSESVKVSVSAPEASNANKADESALALANDMAAATRSPDKDDVADT encoded by the exons ATGACTTCCTTGACGCTCCTCCCTCCTTACCCCATTTATTTCTTCGACCAG CCTGCACCACCGCGAAGTAAGAAGGGCAAAGTTGCCACTGCGGGGAAACCCAAAGAGGACAAGAAGGAAAAAAG GGCTGAAAATGGCAAACAATTGAAGCTCCTGAAAAAAGTCAAGAGCGACTGTCTCGCCGAGACCTCGGCCAACGAGGAAACGTGCGAAGATGAGTCGACGGACGACGAGAGCGAGGACCCGCTGGCCAGCCAGAAGCGGGCCGCCCCCCGCCTGCTGAACGAACTGGGCCGCCTGCTGCACCGCCACCGGGGCGCCTCCCTGCAGGTGGGCCACCTCCTCAACTACTCGGCCGAGGCGGCGCTCAAGCCGCCCCCGCCGGCCAAAGATGCGGCCCCGCGCAGGGCGGCCAGGAGGAAAAAGTCCCCCAAGAAAAGCTCCAAAGCAAACCAAGACGCAACAG ATGACGATGCCGCCGCCACCGATGAAGCGTCCG CCGTCAGTCCCACGCCGACAGACGAGATGATCTCCGGCGGCGGCCAGGAACCAG ATTGGTTGGCTTTGCCGCTCCAGGCCTTGGGTGAAGACACGCCTCCTCCCAGGGGTTTGTGCCAGTGGGTGGTGGAGCGACTCCAGGCCAGCAACAGTTTGCA CATCAAGCGGCGAGTGTTGGACCAGGTGCCGAGTTCTCCCATCCTCCGCCACTACGTGGACGCCAAGGCCGGAACGAAGAGCCGTAGCGTCCTAAGCGCGGCCAGCGAAGCCGCCGAGCCCACGCCTCAGCGGacgccgtcgccgccgccgccgctcaagAAGCTCCACTGCAGGTCCACCGACGGAACCTCCTTCATCTA CTACCCTTCGGGCAACATGGCCGTCTGCCACAGCCCCTCGGGTCTCCCGGCGGGGGGCTTCTGCACCAACGTCTTTGCCGACAGCCACGCGTCGGCTGTCTTGGCCACCGTCACCGCGTTCGGCCACGGTTCCGCCTCGCACCCCGTCAG TTCGGCGGTGACGGCCCTGTGGGACCGGCACGGCGGCTTCATGTGCGACTGGGAAGGCAACCTCAAGAAAGAGTGGTGCTGGAAGACGGACCGAGAACAGGACAAGATTGTGGTCAAG CTGGCAAAGGGCATCTCACTGCGTCTGCTGAGCGGCACGTCGGCTGTGCTGTGCTTCAAGTGCGAGGACAACAAAGTCCAGCTCGCTCTCTCGGCCCTCCCCTACTCGGCCAAGGAAGCG GAGGCCGAGCAGACGTTCCCGGAGGCGTCGGCGGGGACCCTGTCGGCGCGATGGACCAAAGGATGTCACGGCGCGGGCGGGCTGACCAAAATGCGCAAAAAAGTACGAGACATCCTGGACGCCTGGCTGGACTTGTATCGCAGCGCCACCG GTATGAAGCGCAGCGAGAAAAAGCCCAAGACCCCCAGGGGCAAGCACAAGAGGCGGGCGCACGCGTCGGCGCCGCCCGCCAAGAAGTCACCCGAGCGGGCCCACGGCAAGCCGGCCAAGACCAAAGAGAAAGCGGTGGCGGCAGCCAAACTGGAGTCGCCCGGCAAGAAAACGCCACGGGAAGCCCCCCCCAAGACCAG GGTACccgccaagaacaccaaggagCACAGTATGATCCAGATCGGACCCCTTCGCATCCTGGGAAACATCAAACAGGA GTTGGTGATCCTTCCCGACCATCCCGACCTGCGTTTGGCGGCCCTGCCCCGCTTGCCCGTGCGCTGTCGGCTGGCGCCGTCGGTGCCGCTCACCGTGTGCCCCCTGCTGCTGCGGGCGGCCCTGCTCAAGCAGCTTACGGGCCCCGCCCCCAGGAGGTGCTGCTGCAGCACGGCGCTGATGCCCGTGCTGCTGGACGCGGAGTACGACGCCTTTGTCACGGGCCAGCCGCGGCACAGCCAGCAGAtcctggtggtggtggtcaCGCCGCCCGTCAAACCCGGGTCGGCGCCGGAGCAGGACGCCGTCCAGCAGCTCTACCGCAAGTGCAACCGGAGCCGAACCATGCCCTGCGCTCAG TGCCAGATGGACTcctttcgcctgctgaggtacgAGGTGTCCACGGGGGCCCTGGGCTGCCCGGTGGACAACATTCTCCTGCAGCATCGCCACAACGTCGCCGCCGGCATGATCCTG ATGTACATCCGAGGGCGACTGATGTTTTTGGGCTACGTCTCCAGCCGTCGCTCCACCTTCTCCGTCTTGGACCTCCAGAAGCAAATTTTGAGAACCAGGGAGGACTACAGGATGGGTGTCAGCCTCCCTCCCGATTACA
- the LOC125970265 gene encoding uncharacterized protein C3orf20 isoform X2 translates to MTSLTLLPPYPIYFFDQPAPPRSKKGKVATAGKPKEDKKEKRAENGKQLKLLKKVKSDCLAETSANEETCEDESTDDESEDPLASQKRAAPRLLNELGRLLHRHRGASLQVGHLLNYSAEAALKPPPPAKDAAPRRAARRKKSPKKSSKANQDATDDDAAATDEASAVSPTPTDEMISGGGQEPDWLALPLQALGEDTPPPRGLCQWVVERLQASNSLHIKRRVLDQVPSSPILRHYVDAKAGTKSRSVLSAASEAAEPTPQRTPSPPPPLKKLHCRSTDGTSFIYYPSGNMAVCHSPSGLPAGGFCTNVFADSHASAVLATVTAFGHGSASHPVSSAVTALWDRHGGFMCDWEGNLKKEWCWKTDREQDKIVVKLAKGISLRLLSGTSAVLCFKCEDNKVQLALSALPYSAKEAEAEQTFPEASAGTLSARWTKGCHGAGGLTKMRKKVRDILDAWLDLYRSATGMKRSEKKPKTPRGKHKRRAHASAPPAKKSPERAHGKPAKTKEKAVAAAKLESPGKKTPREAPPKTRVPAKNTKEHSMIQIGPLRILGNIKQELVILPDHPDLRLAALPRLPVRCRLAPSVPLTVCPLLLRAALLKQLTGPAPRRCCCSTALMPVLLDAEYDAFVTGQPRHSQQILVVVVTPPVKPGSAPEQDAVQQLYRKCNRSRTMPCAQVSRSGAERSVPWRRFLPLLIGWGSVGWAVQCQMDSFRLLRYEVSTGALGCPVDNILLQHRHNVAAGMILMYIRGRLMFLGYVSSRRSTFSVLDLQKQILRTREDYRMGVSLPPDYKFSESVKVSVSAPEASNANKADESALALANDMAAATRSPDKDDVADT, encoded by the exons ATGACTTCCTTGACGCTCCTCCCTCCTTACCCCATTTATTTCTTCGACCAG CCTGCACCACCGCGAAGTAAGAAGGGCAAAGTTGCCACTGCGGGGAAACCCAAAGAGGACAAGAAGGAAAAAAG GGCTGAAAATGGCAAACAATTGAAGCTCCTGAAAAAAGTCAAGAGCGACTGTCTCGCCGAGACCTCGGCCAACGAGGAAACGTGCGAAGATGAGTCGACGGACGACGAGAGCGAGGACCCGCTGGCCAGCCAGAAGCGGGCCGCCCCCCGCCTGCTGAACGAACTGGGCCGCCTGCTGCACCGCCACCGGGGCGCCTCCCTGCAGGTGGGCCACCTCCTCAACTACTCGGCCGAGGCGGCGCTCAAGCCGCCCCCGCCGGCCAAAGATGCGGCCCCGCGCAGGGCGGCCAGGAGGAAAAAGTCCCCCAAGAAAAGCTCCAAAGCAAACCAAGACGCAACAG ATGACGATGCCGCCGCCACCGATGAAGCGTCCG CCGTCAGTCCCACGCCGACAGACGAGATGATCTCCGGCGGCGGCCAGGAACCAG ATTGGTTGGCTTTGCCGCTCCAGGCCTTGGGTGAAGACACGCCTCCTCCCAGGGGTTTGTGCCAGTGGGTGGTGGAGCGACTCCAGGCCAGCAACAGTTTGCA CATCAAGCGGCGAGTGTTGGACCAGGTGCCGAGTTCTCCCATCCTCCGCCACTACGTGGACGCCAAGGCCGGAACGAAGAGCCGTAGCGTCCTAAGCGCGGCCAGCGAAGCCGCCGAGCCCACGCCTCAGCGGacgccgtcgccgccgccgccgctcaagAAGCTCCACTGCAGGTCCACCGACGGAACCTCCTTCATCTA CTACCCTTCGGGCAACATGGCCGTCTGCCACAGCCCCTCGGGTCTCCCGGCGGGGGGCTTCTGCACCAACGTCTTTGCCGACAGCCACGCGTCGGCTGTCTTGGCCACCGTCACCGCGTTCGGCCACGGTTCCGCCTCGCACCCCGTCAG TTCGGCGGTGACGGCCCTGTGGGACCGGCACGGCGGCTTCATGTGCGACTGGGAAGGCAACCTCAAGAAAGAGTGGTGCTGGAAGACGGACCGAGAACAGGACAAGATTGTGGTCAAG CTGGCAAAGGGCATCTCACTGCGTCTGCTGAGCGGCACGTCGGCTGTGCTGTGCTTCAAGTGCGAGGACAACAAAGTCCAGCTCGCTCTCTCGGCCCTCCCCTACTCGGCCAAGGAAGCG GAGGCCGAGCAGACGTTCCCGGAGGCGTCGGCGGGGACCCTGTCGGCGCGATGGACCAAAGGATGTCACGGCGCGGGCGGGCTGACCAAAATGCGCAAAAAAGTACGAGACATCCTGGACGCCTGGCTGGACTTGTATCGCAGCGCCACCG GTATGAAGCGCAGCGAGAAAAAGCCCAAGACCCCCAGGGGCAAGCACAAGAGGCGGGCGCACGCGTCGGCGCCGCCCGCCAAGAAGTCACCCGAGCGGGCCCACGGCAAGCCGGCCAAGACCAAAGAGAAAGCGGTGGCGGCAGCCAAACTGGAGTCGCCCGGCAAGAAAACGCCACGGGAAGCCCCCCCCAAGACCAG GGTACccgccaagaacaccaaggagCACAGTATGATCCAGATCGGACCCCTTCGCATCCTGGGAAACATCAAACAGGA GTTGGTGATCCTTCCCGACCATCCCGACCTGCGTTTGGCGGCCCTGCCCCGCTTGCCCGTGCGCTGTCGGCTGGCGCCGTCGGTGCCGCTCACCGTGTGCCCCCTGCTGCTGCGGGCGGCCCTGCTCAAGCAGCTTACGGGCCCCGCCCCCAGGAGGTGCTGCTGCAGCACGGCGCTGATGCCCGTGCTGCTGGACGCGGAGTACGACGCCTTTGTCACGGGCCAGCCGCGGCACAGCCAGCAGAtcctggtggtggtggtcaCGCCGCCCGTCAAACCCGGGTCGGCGCCGGAGCAGGACGCCGTCCAGCAGCTCTACCGCAAGTGCAACCGGAGCCGAACCATGCCCTGCGCTCAGGTAAGccggagcggagcggagcggagcgtGCCTTGGAGGCGCTTCCTCCCGCTCCTAATTGGGTGGGGGTCGGTCGGCTGGGCCGTTCAGTGCCAGATGGACTcctttcgcctgctgaggtacgAGGTGTCCACGGGGGCCCTGGGCTGCCCGGTGGACAACATTCTCCTGCAGCATCGCCACAACGTCGCCGCCGGCATGATCCTG ATGTACATCCGAGGGCGACTGATGTTTTTGGGCTACGTCTCCAGCCGTCGCTCCACCTTCTCCGTCTTGGACCTCCAGAAGCAAATTTTGAGAACCAGGGAGGACTACAGGATGGGTGTCAGCCTCCCTCCCGATTACA
- the LOC125970265 gene encoding uncharacterized protein isoform X3, whose protein sequence is MTSLTLLPPYPIYFFDQPAPPRSKKGKVATAGKPKEDKKEKRAENGKQLKLLKKVKSDCLAETSANEETCEDESTDDESEDPLASQKRAAPRLLNELGRLLHRHRGASLQVGHLLNYSAEAALKPPPPAKDAAPRRAARRKKSPKKSSKANQDATDDDAAATDEASAVSPTPTDEMISGGGQEPDWLALPLQALGEDTPPPRGLCQWVVERLQASNSLHIKRRVLDQVPSSPILRHYVDAKAGTKSRSVLSAASEAAEPTPQRTPSPPPPLKKLHCRSTDGTSFIYYPSGNMAVCHSPSGLPAGGFCTNVFADSHASAVLATVTAFGHGSASHPVSSAVTALWDRHGGFMCDWEGNLKKEWCWKTDREQDKIVVKLAKGISLRLLSGTSAVLCFKCEDNKVQLALSALPYSAKEAEAEQTFPEASAGTLSARWTKGCHGAGGLTKMRKKVRDILDAWLDLYRSATGTCHRRRRRSLACSTRRSMRRGTSPAVTRRRVAPTCRYEAQREKAQDPQGQAQEAGARVGAARQEVTRAGPRQAGQDQRESGGGSQTGVARQENATGSPPQDQGTRQEHQGAQYDPDRTPSHPGKHQTGVGDPSRPSRPAFGGPAPLARALSAGAVGAAHRVPPAAAGGPAQAAYGPRPQEVLLQHGADARAAGRGVRRLCHGPAAAQPADPGGGGHAARQTRVGAGAGRRPAALPQVQPEPNHALRSVPDGLLSPAEVRGVHGGPGLPGGQHSPAASPQRRRRHDPDVHPRATDVFGLRLQPSLHLLRLGPPEANFENQGGLQDGCQPPSRLQIQRERQGQRERPGSLQRK, encoded by the exons ATGACTTCCTTGACGCTCCTCCCTCCTTACCCCATTTATTTCTTCGACCAG CCTGCACCACCGCGAAGTAAGAAGGGCAAAGTTGCCACTGCGGGGAAACCCAAAGAGGACAAGAAGGAAAAAAG GGCTGAAAATGGCAAACAATTGAAGCTCCTGAAAAAAGTCAAGAGCGACTGTCTCGCCGAGACCTCGGCCAACGAGGAAACGTGCGAAGATGAGTCGACGGACGACGAGAGCGAGGACCCGCTGGCCAGCCAGAAGCGGGCCGCCCCCCGCCTGCTGAACGAACTGGGCCGCCTGCTGCACCGCCACCGGGGCGCCTCCCTGCAGGTGGGCCACCTCCTCAACTACTCGGCCGAGGCGGCGCTCAAGCCGCCCCCGCCGGCCAAAGATGCGGCCCCGCGCAGGGCGGCCAGGAGGAAAAAGTCCCCCAAGAAAAGCTCCAAAGCAAACCAAGACGCAACAG ATGACGATGCCGCCGCCACCGATGAAGCGTCCG CCGTCAGTCCCACGCCGACAGACGAGATGATCTCCGGCGGCGGCCAGGAACCAG ATTGGTTGGCTTTGCCGCTCCAGGCCTTGGGTGAAGACACGCCTCCTCCCAGGGGTTTGTGCCAGTGGGTGGTGGAGCGACTCCAGGCCAGCAACAGTTTGCA CATCAAGCGGCGAGTGTTGGACCAGGTGCCGAGTTCTCCCATCCTCCGCCACTACGTGGACGCCAAGGCCGGAACGAAGAGCCGTAGCGTCCTAAGCGCGGCCAGCGAAGCCGCCGAGCCCACGCCTCAGCGGacgccgtcgccgccgccgccgctcaagAAGCTCCACTGCAGGTCCACCGACGGAACCTCCTTCATCTA CTACCCTTCGGGCAACATGGCCGTCTGCCACAGCCCCTCGGGTCTCCCGGCGGGGGGCTTCTGCACCAACGTCTTTGCCGACAGCCACGCGTCGGCTGTCTTGGCCACCGTCACCGCGTTCGGCCACGGTTCCGCCTCGCACCCCGTCAG TTCGGCGGTGACGGCCCTGTGGGACCGGCACGGCGGCTTCATGTGCGACTGGGAAGGCAACCTCAAGAAAGAGTGGTGCTGGAAGACGGACCGAGAACAGGACAAGATTGTGGTCAAG CTGGCAAAGGGCATCTCACTGCGTCTGCTGAGCGGCACGTCGGCTGTGCTGTGCTTCAAGTGCGAGGACAACAAAGTCCAGCTCGCTCTCTCGGCCCTCCCCTACTCGGCCAAGGAAGCG GAGGCCGAGCAGACGTTCCCGGAGGCGTCGGCGGGGACCCTGTCGGCGCGATGGACCAAAGGATGTCACGGCGCGGGCGGGCTGACCAAAATGCGCAAAAAAGTACGAGACATCCTGGACGCCTGGCTGGACTTGTATCGCAGCGCCACCGGTACCtgtcaccgccgccgccgccgctcgctCGCATGCTCCACGCGTCGCTCGATGCGCCGCGGAACATCTCCGGCCGTCACACGCCGCCGCGTCGCGCCCACGTGCAGGTATGAAGCGCAGCGAGAAAAAGCCCAAGACCCCCAGGGGCAAGCACAAGAGGCGGGCGCACGCGTCGGCGCCGCCCGCCAAGAAGTCACCCGAGCGGGCCCACGGCAAGCCGGCCAAGACCAAAGAGAAAGCGGTGGCGGCAGCCAAACTGGAGTCGCCCGGCAAGAAAACGCCACGGGAAGCCCCCCCCAAGACCAG GGTACccgccaagaacaccaaggagCACAGTATGATCCAGATCGGACCCCTTCGCATCCTGGGAAACATCAAACAGGA GTTGGTGATCCTTCCCGACCATCCCGACCTGCGTTTGGCGGCCCTGCCCCGCTTGCCCGTGCGCTGTCGGCTGGCGCCGTCGGTGCCGCTCACCGTGTGCCCCCTGCTGCTGCGGGCGGCCCTGCTCAAGCAGCTTACGGGCCCCGCCCCCAGGAGGTGCTGCTGCAGCACGGCGCTGATGCCCGTGCTGCTGGACGCGGAGTACGACGCCTTTGTCACGGGCCAGCCGCGGCACAGCCAGCAGAtcctggtggtggtggtcaCGCCGCCCGTCAAACCCGGGTCGGCGCCGGAGCAGGACGCCGTCCAGCAGCTCTACCGCAAGTGCAACCGGAGCCGAACCATGCCCTGCGCTCAG TGCCAGATGGACTcctttcgcctgctgaggtacgAGGTGTCCACGGGGGCCCTGGGCTGCCCGGTGGACAACATTCTCCTGCAGCATCGCCACAACGTCGCCGCCGGCATGATCCTG ATGTACATCCGAGGGCGACTGATGTTTTTGGGCTACGTCTCCAGCCGTCGCTCCACCTTCTCCGTCTTGGACCTCCAGAAGCAAATTTTGAGAACCAGGGAGGACTACAGGATGGGTGTCAGCCTCCCTCCCGATTACA
- the LOC125970265 gene encoding uncharacterized protein isoform X1 yields the protein MTSLTLLPPYPIYFFDQPAPPRSKKGKVATAGKPKEDKKEKRAENGKQLKLLKKVKSDCLAETSANEETCEDESTDDESEDPLASQKRAAPRLLNELGRLLHRHRGASLQVGHLLNYSAEAALKPPPPAKDAAPRRAARRKKSPKKSSKANQDATDDDAAATDEASAVSPTPTDEMISGGGQEPDWLALPLQALGEDTPPPRGLCQWVVERLQASNSLHIKRRVLDQVPSSPILRHYVDAKAGTKSRSVLSAASEAAEPTPQRTPSPPPPLKKLHCRSTDGTSFIYYPSGNMAVCHSPSGLPAGGFCTNVFADSHASAVLATVTAFGHGSASHPVSSAVTALWDRHGGFMCDWEGNLKKEWCWKTDREQDKIVVKLAKGISLRLLSGTSAVLCFKCEDNKVQLALSALPYSAKEAEAEQTFPEASAGTLSARWTKGCHGAGGLTKMRKKVRDILDAWLDLYRSATGTCHRRRRRSLACSTRRSMRRGTSPAVTRRRVAPTCRYEAQREKAQDPQGQAQEAGARVGAARQEVTRAGPRQAGQDQRESGGGSQTGVARQENATGSPPQDQGTRQEHQGAQYDPDRTPSHPGKHQTGVGDPSRPSRPAFGGPAPLARALSAGAVGAAHRVPPAAAGGPAQAAYGPRPQEVLLQHGADARAAGRGVRRLCHGPAAAQPADPGGGGHAARQTRVGAGAGRRPAALPQVQPEPNHALRSGKPERSGAERALEALPPAPNWVGVGRLGRSVPDGLLSPAEVRGVHGGPGLPGGQHSPAASPQRRRRHDPDVHPRATDVFGLRLQPSLHLLRLGPPEANFENQGGLQDGCQPPSRLQIQRERQGQRERPGSLQRK from the exons ATGACTTCCTTGACGCTCCTCCCTCCTTACCCCATTTATTTCTTCGACCAG CCTGCACCACCGCGAAGTAAGAAGGGCAAAGTTGCCACTGCGGGGAAACCCAAAGAGGACAAGAAGGAAAAAAG GGCTGAAAATGGCAAACAATTGAAGCTCCTGAAAAAAGTCAAGAGCGACTGTCTCGCCGAGACCTCGGCCAACGAGGAAACGTGCGAAGATGAGTCGACGGACGACGAGAGCGAGGACCCGCTGGCCAGCCAGAAGCGGGCCGCCCCCCGCCTGCTGAACGAACTGGGCCGCCTGCTGCACCGCCACCGGGGCGCCTCCCTGCAGGTGGGCCACCTCCTCAACTACTCGGCCGAGGCGGCGCTCAAGCCGCCCCCGCCGGCCAAAGATGCGGCCCCGCGCAGGGCGGCCAGGAGGAAAAAGTCCCCCAAGAAAAGCTCCAAAGCAAACCAAGACGCAACAG ATGACGATGCCGCCGCCACCGATGAAGCGTCCG CCGTCAGTCCCACGCCGACAGACGAGATGATCTCCGGCGGCGGCCAGGAACCAG ATTGGTTGGCTTTGCCGCTCCAGGCCTTGGGTGAAGACACGCCTCCTCCCAGGGGTTTGTGCCAGTGGGTGGTGGAGCGACTCCAGGCCAGCAACAGTTTGCA CATCAAGCGGCGAGTGTTGGACCAGGTGCCGAGTTCTCCCATCCTCCGCCACTACGTGGACGCCAAGGCCGGAACGAAGAGCCGTAGCGTCCTAAGCGCGGCCAGCGAAGCCGCCGAGCCCACGCCTCAGCGGacgccgtcgccgccgccgccgctcaagAAGCTCCACTGCAGGTCCACCGACGGAACCTCCTTCATCTA CTACCCTTCGGGCAACATGGCCGTCTGCCACAGCCCCTCGGGTCTCCCGGCGGGGGGCTTCTGCACCAACGTCTTTGCCGACAGCCACGCGTCGGCTGTCTTGGCCACCGTCACCGCGTTCGGCCACGGTTCCGCCTCGCACCCCGTCAG TTCGGCGGTGACGGCCCTGTGGGACCGGCACGGCGGCTTCATGTGCGACTGGGAAGGCAACCTCAAGAAAGAGTGGTGCTGGAAGACGGACCGAGAACAGGACAAGATTGTGGTCAAG CTGGCAAAGGGCATCTCACTGCGTCTGCTGAGCGGCACGTCGGCTGTGCTGTGCTTCAAGTGCGAGGACAACAAAGTCCAGCTCGCTCTCTCGGCCCTCCCCTACTCGGCCAAGGAAGCG GAGGCCGAGCAGACGTTCCCGGAGGCGTCGGCGGGGACCCTGTCGGCGCGATGGACCAAAGGATGTCACGGCGCGGGCGGGCTGACCAAAATGCGCAAAAAAGTACGAGACATCCTGGACGCCTGGCTGGACTTGTATCGCAGCGCCACCGGTACCtgtcaccgccgccgccgccgctcgctCGCATGCTCCACGCGTCGCTCGATGCGCCGCGGAACATCTCCGGCCGTCACACGCCGCCGCGTCGCGCCCACGTGCAGGTATGAAGCGCAGCGAGAAAAAGCCCAAGACCCCCAGGGGCAAGCACAAGAGGCGGGCGCACGCGTCGGCGCCGCCCGCCAAGAAGTCACCCGAGCGGGCCCACGGCAAGCCGGCCAAGACCAAAGAGAAAGCGGTGGCGGCAGCCAAACTGGAGTCGCCCGGCAAGAAAACGCCACGGGAAGCCCCCCCCAAGACCAG GGTACccgccaagaacaccaaggagCACAGTATGATCCAGATCGGACCCCTTCGCATCCTGGGAAACATCAAACAGGA GTTGGTGATCCTTCCCGACCATCCCGACCTGCGTTTGGCGGCCCTGCCCCGCTTGCCCGTGCGCTGTCGGCTGGCGCCGTCGGTGCCGCTCACCGTGTGCCCCCTGCTGCTGCGGGCGGCCCTGCTCAAGCAGCTTACGGGCCCCGCCCCCAGGAGGTGCTGCTGCAGCACGGCGCTGATGCCCGTGCTGCTGGACGCGGAGTACGACGCCTTTGTCACGGGCCAGCCGCGGCACAGCCAGCAGAtcctggtggtggtggtcaCGCCGCCCGTCAAACCCGGGTCGGCGCCGGAGCAGGACGCCGTCCAGCAGCTCTACCGCAAGTGCAACCGGAGCCGAACCATGCCCTGCGCTCAGGTAAGccggagcggagcggagcggagcgtGCCTTGGAGGCGCTTCCTCCCGCTCCTAATTGGGTGGGGGTCGGTCGGCTGGGCCGTTCAGTGCCAGATGGACTcctttcgcctgctgaggtacgAGGTGTCCACGGGGGCCCTGGGCTGCCCGGTGGACAACATTCTCCTGCAGCATCGCCACAACGTCGCCGCCGGCATGATCCTG ATGTACATCCGAGGGCGACTGATGTTTTTGGGCTACGTCTCCAGCCGTCGCTCCACCTTCTCCGTCTTGGACCTCCAGAAGCAAATTTTGAGAACCAGGGAGGACTACAGGATGGGTGTCAGCCTCCCTCCCGATTACA